In the genome of Oncorhynchus mykiss isolate Arlee chromosome 18, USDA_OmykA_1.1, whole genome shotgun sequence, one region contains:
- the LOC110496153 gene encoding asialoglycoprotein receptor 1 isoform X1 — MSEGIVYADVKFKKHQKTEGKDGATASTVNDATHSEISIPKAGRNQPSTDTNAGDPDSQEGLKVRAGGCDPVKVVLVTLCFLLMGTVIGLRFLYISNLPTKNTELQILQAAYNRNLTGLEKAFTSALMIKERELQELQDKNKDLQEKERAVWQQNEELRKERTPPSCPTNTGNNDCPQPMNCAEGWEYYGGKCYYFSPDKLTWAQSRDECITRGGHLVIIGSLEEQTFLDQKSGTKISTEPEDKFWIGLTDSINENEWLWVDNSSLSTRFWLGDREPDDWKGENPDGEDCVRMGEPGGTKDVKSWLDVNCNKTQRRICETKPPL, encoded by the exons CAACAGCATCCACAGTGAATGATGCCACGCACTCTGAAATCTCAATTCCCAAAGCCGGACGCAACCAGCCATCTACCGACActaatg ctgGTGACCCTGATTCTCAGgaggggttaaaggtcagagcAGGTGGATGTGACCCTGTCAAAGTGGTCCTGGTGACTCTCTGTTTTCTTCTGATGGGGACGGTCATTGGACTTCGGTTCCTGT ATATCAGCAACCTGCCAACCAAAAACACAGAGCTCCAAATTCTGCAAGCGGCTTACAATCGAAATCTTACAGGTTTGGAAAAAGCTTTTACCTCAG CTTTAATGATCAAAGAGAGAGAGCTTCAAGAACTGCAAGACAAGAACAAAGATCTTCAGGAGAAGGAACGTGCAG TTTGGCAACAAAATGAAGAATTGAGAAAGGAGAGAACTCCACCCTCTTGCCCTACAAACACAG GGAATAATGACTGTCCTCAGCCTATGAACTGTGCTGAAGGCTGGGAGTATTATGGGGGGAAGTGCTATTACTTCTCCCCTGATAAACTGACCTGGGCTCAGAGTCGGGATGAGTGTATCACCAGGGGGGGACACCTTGTCATCATAGGGAGCCTAGAGGAGCAG ACGTTCTTAGATCAGAAAAGTGGTACAAAAATAAGTACGGAGCCTGAAGACAAGTTCTGGATTGGGCTGACGGACAGTATAAACGAGAATGAGTGGTTATGGGTGGACAATTCATCTCTAAGCACAAG ATTCTGGCTTGGTGACCGGGAGCCAGATGACTGGAAAGGAGAGAATCCCGACGGTGAAGACTGTGTTAGAATGGGGGAACCGGGTGGTACTAAAGACGTCAAGAGTTGGTTGGATGTCAACTGTAATAAGACTCAGAGAAGAATATGTGAGACAAAACCCCCCTTGTGA
- the LOC110496153 gene encoding C-type lectin domain family 4 member F isoform X2 produces MSEGIVYADVKFKKHQKTEGKDGATASTVNDATHSEISIPKAGRNQPSTDTNAGDPDSQEGLKVRAGGCDPVKVVLVTLCFLLMGTVIGLRFLYISNLPTKNTELQILQAAYNRNLTGLEKAFTSALMIKERELQELQDKNKDLQEKERAGNNDCPQPMNCAEGWEYYGGKCYYFSPDKLTWAQSRDECITRGGHLVIIGSLEEQTFLDQKSGTKISTEPEDKFWIGLTDSINENEWLWVDNSSLSTRFWLGDREPDDWKGENPDGEDCVRMGEPGGTKDVKSWLDVNCNKTQRRICETKPPL; encoded by the exons CAACAGCATCCACAGTGAATGATGCCACGCACTCTGAAATCTCAATTCCCAAAGCCGGACGCAACCAGCCATCTACCGACActaatg ctgGTGACCCTGATTCTCAGgaggggttaaaggtcagagcAGGTGGATGTGACCCTGTCAAAGTGGTCCTGGTGACTCTCTGTTTTCTTCTGATGGGGACGGTCATTGGACTTCGGTTCCTGT ATATCAGCAACCTGCCAACCAAAAACACAGAGCTCCAAATTCTGCAAGCGGCTTACAATCGAAATCTTACAGGTTTGGAAAAAGCTTTTACCTCAG CTTTAATGATCAAAGAGAGAGAGCTTCAAGAACTGCAAGACAAGAACAAAGATCTTCAGGAGAAGGAACGTGCAG GGAATAATGACTGTCCTCAGCCTATGAACTGTGCTGAAGGCTGGGAGTATTATGGGGGGAAGTGCTATTACTTCTCCCCTGATAAACTGACCTGGGCTCAGAGTCGGGATGAGTGTATCACCAGGGGGGGACACCTTGTCATCATAGGGAGCCTAGAGGAGCAG ACGTTCTTAGATCAGAAAAGTGGTACAAAAATAAGTACGGAGCCTGAAGACAAGTTCTGGATTGGGCTGACGGACAGTATAAACGAGAATGAGTGGTTATGGGTGGACAATTCATCTCTAAGCACAAG ATTCTGGCTTGGTGACCGGGAGCCAGATGACTGGAAAGGAGAGAATCCCGACGGTGAAGACTGTGTTAGAATGGGGGAACCGGGTGGTACTAAAGACGTCAAGAGTTGGTTGGATGTCAACTGTAATAAGACTCAGAGAAGAATATGTGAGACAAAACCCCCCTTGTGA